A single genomic interval of Centropristis striata isolate RG_2023a ecotype Rhode Island chromosome 8, C.striata_1.0, whole genome shotgun sequence harbors:
- the cpvl gene encoding probable serine carboxypeptidase CPVL yields the protein MRLWRETLGLLFLWAGLQAAPSRSCSSFFCRRPHHVSGLQGVDPGAPLFLSPYVEKGAIDEARKLSLVGDLPGANVKSHAGYLTVNKKYNSNLFFWFFPALMANRDKAPVLLWLQGGPGGTSMFGLFVEHGPYVVYENLTVGLRDFAWTSRYSVLYIDNPVGTGFSFTDYDQGFAQNQDDVGRDLYSALTQFFQIFPEYQANEFYATGESYAGKYVPAISYYIHKNNPTAKVKINFMGMAIGDGLCDPELMLGGYGEFMFQTGMIDELQRQYVDQQTDLGVKLIQQQKWVEAFKVFDSLMNGDVDPYPSFFQNATGCTNYFNYMTCQEPADQEFFSQFVTLAEVRRAIHVGNLTFHDGSEVEKHLVQDVMKSIKPWLGELMDNYRVLIYSGQLDVIVAAPLTERFLPTVNWTGAAEFRTAPRFHWKLQPSDTEVAGYVRQVGEFYQVIIRGGGHILPYDQPARSFDMIDRFLSTRGWI from the exons ATGAG GCTGTGGAGGGAGACTCTGGGTCTCCTCTTCCTGTGGGCCGGTCTGCAGGCTGCTCCCTCCCGGAgctgctcctccttcttctgCCGGAGACCTCACCATGTCAGCGGGCTGCAGGGAGTGGACCCCGGGGCCCCTCTCTTCCTCAGCCCCTACGTGGAGAAGGGCGCCATAGATGAAG CGAGGAAACTGAGTCTGGTCGGAGATCTGCCGGGTGCAAACGTCAAGAGTCACGCTGGATACCTGACGGTCAACAAGAAGTACAACAGCAACCTCTTCTTCTGGTTCTTCCCTGCTCTAATG GCGAACCGAGATAAAGCTCCGGTCCTGCTCTGGCTGCAGGGCGGGCCCGGGGGAACCTCCATGTTTGGTCTGTTTGTGGAACATGGACCGTACGTGGTGTATGAGAACCTGACTG TTGGTTTGAGGGACTTCGCCTGGACGTCAAGATATTCAGTTCTGTACATCGACAACCCG GTGGGGACGGGGTTCAGCTTCACGGACTATGACCAGGGCTTCGCTCAGAACCAGGATGATGTTGGCAGAGACCTGTACAG tgctttaacACAGTTCTTCCAGATCTTCCCTGAGTATCAGGCCAATGAGTTCTATGCAACTGGAGAG TCTTATGCAGGGAAATATGTTCCTGCCATTTCTTACTACATCCATAAGAACAACCCCACTGCCAAGGTGAAGATTAACTTCATGGGGATGGCTATCGGTGACGGACTCTGTGACCCAGAGCTG ATGCTGGGTGGTTACGGTGAGTTCATGTTCCAAACCGGCATGATAGACGAGCTGCAGCGGCAGTATGTGGACCAGCAGACGGACCTGGGGGTGAAACTCATCCAGCAGCAGAAGTGGGTGGAGGCCTTTAAG GTGTTTGACAGCTTGATGAACGGAGATGTGGATCCGTATCCCTCCTTCTTCCAGAACGCTACAGGCTGCACCAACTACTTTAACTACATGACCTGTCAG GAGCCTGCAGACCAGGAGTTCTTCTCCCAGTTTGTGACTCTGGCGGAGGTGCGGCGGGCCATCCACGTGGGGAACCTGACCTTCCACGACGGCTCGGAGGTGGAGAAGCATCTAGTGCAGGACGTGATGAAGAGCATCAAGCCGTGGCTGGGCGAGCTGATGGACAACTACAGG GTCCTGATCTACAGCGGTCAGCTGGATGTGATCGTAGCGGCTCCGCTGACCGAGCGGTTCCTGCCCACCGTCAACTGGACCGGGGCGGCCGAGTTCAGAACGGCGCCTCGCTTCCACTGGAAGCTCCAGCCCAGCGACACGGAGGTGGCAGGTTACGTGAGACAGGTTGGAGAGTTTTACCAG GTGATCATCCGAGGAGGAGGACACATTCTGCCCTACGACCAGCCGGCCCGGTCCTTCGACATGATCGACAGGTTCCTGTCCACACGGGGCtggatctga